One window of the Natronomonas marina genome contains the following:
- a CDS encoding sensor histidine kinase, with translation MRGRLNYSGIIVAGIGFFLTRFTVTIAIDDPVRFYAAGVLPLLLGLGVAAFGVALMVADVEASLVRTTALWCVIGAGTMAVLVLLTLIGSTGGTLPRPAALRSQLYLSNFLIGGSLGGTLTGLYAARTQRQRRELREQTNRLEVLNRLLRHEVLNAVTVIQGYAAWAGEHDTDDAEIIEQHSTDIATTIEEVRYLTRTTSQDAGGESVDVSDCLDRSIETVSDRHPAATISVGDRPGSVQVQATERVEQVFENLLDNAIVHATSDEPTVCVSVDETATHVSISVADEGPGLPDPQQVLLESGEITDFDDPRDGYDLNIVRLLVESFGGTIDTEVTDTGSTITVTLARPTGTEIGFEPSRSGITGIRLDVPHLAVTLGAAILAGVAYGIVSEQLGGSVAAIGVFYGISDPVIGWVTHEFHSAVFAFIYAGLVSVAPTAYRDHLPAFVAIGIVWALVLWAAAAGVIAPLWLRLLGFQVPIPNLTGVLLAAHVVWGITLGLFTGLGYRYVSPRLRRLGRTFE, from the coding sequence GTGAGGGGGAGACTGAATTACAGCGGCATCATCGTCGCCGGAATCGGGTTCTTTCTCACCCGATTCACCGTGACCATCGCGATCGACGACCCGGTTCGATTTTACGCGGCCGGGGTGCTCCCGCTCCTGCTCGGACTGGGGGTGGCTGCGTTCGGTGTGGCGCTGATGGTTGCTGATGTGGAGGCGTCGCTCGTCCGGACGACCGCCCTGTGGTGTGTTATCGGCGCTGGAACGATGGCGGTGCTCGTGCTGCTTACGCTGATCGGTTCGACCGGTGGAACGCTCCCGAGGCCCGCGGCACTACGGTCGCAGCTCTACCTTTCGAATTTCCTAATCGGTGGGAGCCTCGGTGGGACGTTGACGGGCCTGTATGCTGCCCGCACGCAGCGACAGCGGCGTGAATTGCGCGAGCAGACGAACCGCCTCGAGGTCCTCAATCGCCTCCTCCGCCACGAGGTCCTCAATGCAGTAACCGTGATCCAGGGGTACGCAGCGTGGGCCGGTGAGCATGACACCGACGACGCCGAGATCATCGAACAACACTCGACTGACATCGCGACGACCATCGAAGAAGTTCGATATTTAACCCGGACTACAAGCCAGGACGCCGGAGGAGAGTCCGTCGACGTATCGGACTGCCTCGACCGGAGTATCGAGACTGTGTCCGACCGCCACCCCGCCGCGACGATCTCGGTTGGCGACCGCCCCGGTTCGGTTCAGGTCCAGGCGACCGAGAGGGTGGAACAGGTTTTCGAGAACCTCCTTGATAACGCCATCGTCCACGCGACATCCGACGAGCCCACGGTATGCGTTTCGGTCGACGAGACGGCCACCCATGTGTCAATCAGCGTCGCCGACGAGGGACCCGGGCTACCCGACCCACAGCAGGTCCTCCTGGAATCCGGCGAAATCACCGATTTCGACGATCCGCGCGACGGCTACGACCTGAACATCGTCAGGCTGCTCGTCGAGAGCTTCGGGGGCACCATCGACACCGAGGTGACCGACACTGGGTCGACGATCACGGTCACCCTCGCACGCCCGACGGGGACCGAGATCGGGTTTGAACCGAGTCGGTCGGGAATCACGGGAATCCGGCTGGATGTTCCTCACTTGGCGGTCACCCTCGGGGCAGCCATCCTCGCGGGAGTCGCCTACGGTATCGTGTCGGAGCAACTCGGCGGGTCGGTGGCGGCGATCGGCGTCTTCTATGGCATCTCCGACCCCGTCATTGGCTGGGTAACCCACGAATTCCACAGTGCCGTCTTCGCATTCATTTACGCCGGTCTGGTCTCGGTTGCGCCGACGGCGTACCGCGACCACCTCCCGGCTTTCGTGGCCATCGGGATCGTGTGGGCACTGGTTCTCTGGGCCGCCGCTGCCGGCGTCATTGCCCCGCTCTGGTTACGGTTACTCGGGTTCCAGGTCCCGATTCCAAACCTCACGGGGGTGTTGCTTGCGGCTCATGTGGTGTGGGGAATCACGCTAGGGCTGTTCACCGGGCTTGGCTACCGGTATGTCTCGCCACGGCTGCGTCGGTTGGGGAGAACGTTCGAGTAA
- a CDS encoding PAS domain-containing protein produces the protein MLHVDDEPNFAEMAARFITGEDHRFSIDTATSPSEGLDRLDDGRFDCVVSDYDMPEQNGIDFLKTVRETHPDLPFILFTGKGSEEIASEAISAGVTDYLQKGTGTSQYTVLANRVTNVVEQFRSRRAITETQQKLTQLAEHTDDILFMFTGDWSELLFINSAYEEIWGGSIDELYDDPASFLEYIHPADRDKAIEMMDRISSGQSDEIEYRVQRPDGDQRWIHGKTKPIVDANGSVSRIVGYVRDITDRKKRERELGRKERRYQAVFNDPNILVGLTDTDGTVRDVNQTALEYIDADLQEVIGDPLWEAPWFDHSEAVQDDVKDWIARAATGEYVEFEVELVRPGGDPYTVSGVFRPVTNADGEVVSLLISDRDITESKQRERELEQTNALLSTLIMALPEGVLVEDESRQILTVNQQMFDLFELPDSPEDVIGADCADMAESIAGMFDHSEQFIEQINERLGDREPVDGEALALADGRTFERTYRPIELPDTDGHLWMYRDVTARNTRQQELETVQRRFEAVLENTTTPMFMKDDDGRYIFVNQAYRDLFDLRDEDIIGRTDHTIHSPEIAAEVQQNDRSVLERGEPLEIEERISSNGVERTFLSTKVPIYDTGSRSDPDVPVALFGIATDITERTAHVQQLEALNQIAQELMSADTREEVVEIGVEMTRDLLGMHANSIHLYDEAADALVPVEVTDAIYDLVGEPPTFTGADSIAWRVYQQGETLAVDDVHEDPDRYNQESPMRSELFLPLGEYGVMLAGSPSPETFDEQDVLIGEILAGVLTAALEQVERTEQLRTRERELTRQNDRLERFASIVSHDLRNPLSVATGRLELAAGECDSEHLDHVEQAHERMRTLIEDLLALSRDGETVDDLEPIALGQLVEGCWETVETGEARLGSIPDQTIEADRSRLKQLFENLMRNAVEHGGENVTVRVGSLADGFYVEDDGSGIPVDEREPIFEAGYSTGEDGTGFGLHIIKQIVDAHDWRIHVTDSDEGGARFEITGVEVVAV, from the coding sequence GTGCTCCACGTCGATGACGAGCCGAACTTCGCTGAGATGGCTGCGAGGTTCATAACGGGAGAGGACCACCGGTTCAGTATCGACACTGCGACAAGCCCCAGCGAGGGACTCGACCGGCTCGACGATGGACGGTTCGATTGTGTCGTCTCCGACTACGATATGCCCGAACAGAACGGGATCGACTTTCTGAAAACCGTCCGTGAGACCCACCCCGATCTACCGTTCATTCTCTTTACTGGCAAAGGCTCCGAAGAAATCGCCAGTGAGGCCATCTCTGCTGGCGTCACTGACTATCTGCAGAAGGGAACAGGGACCAGTCAGTACACAGTACTCGCCAATCGGGTCACCAACGTCGTCGAACAGTTCCGATCACGACGGGCCATCACGGAAACCCAACAAAAGCTCACCCAGCTTGCCGAACATACCGACGATATTCTCTTCATGTTTACCGGAGACTGGAGCGAACTCCTGTTCATCAATTCAGCATACGAAGAGATTTGGGGCGGCTCGATCGATGAACTCTACGACGACCCGGCATCGTTTTTGGAATACATCCACCCTGCCGACCGCGACAAAGCCATCGAGATGATGGATCGGATCTCCAGTGGCCAGTCGGACGAAATCGAATATCGGGTGCAACGCCCTGACGGTGACCAACGGTGGATCCACGGCAAGACCAAGCCGATCGTCGACGCAAATGGATCTGTCTCCCGAATTGTCGGCTACGTCCGCGATATCACCGACCGGAAAAAGCGTGAACGGGAACTCGGGCGAAAAGAACGCCGGTATCAGGCCGTGTTCAACGACCCGAACATCCTCGTCGGATTGACCGATACAGACGGCACGGTCCGGGACGTCAACCAGACAGCGCTGGAGTACATCGATGCCGACCTCCAGGAGGTGATTGGCGACCCGCTCTGGGAGGCCCCGTGGTTCGACCATTCGGAAGCCGTCCAGGACGACGTCAAAGACTGGATAGCCCGCGCCGCCACTGGCGAGTACGTCGAGTTCGAAGTCGAGCTTGTACGGCCCGGCGGGGACCCGTATACAGTGTCCGGGGTGTTCAGACCAGTCACGAACGCCGATGGTGAGGTCGTCTCGCTGCTCATTTCCGATCGAGACATAACCGAGTCGAAACAGCGGGAACGCGAACTCGAACAGACCAACGCACTCCTTTCGACACTGATTATGGCGCTTCCAGAGGGCGTGCTCGTCGAAGACGAGTCGCGACAAATATTGACTGTGAATCAACAGATGTTCGATCTCTTCGAGTTGCCGGACTCGCCCGAGGACGTCATCGGCGCAGACTGTGCCGACATGGCTGAATCGATCGCTGGCATGTTCGACCACTCCGAGCAGTTCATCGAGCAAATCAACGAACGGCTCGGTGACCGCGAGCCTGTCGATGGTGAAGCGCTTGCGCTTGCGGACGGCCGAACGTTCGAGCGAACCTATCGGCCGATCGAACTCCCCGATACTGATGGCCATCTGTGGATGTATCGGGACGTAACCGCCCGCAACACCCGCCAACAGGAACTCGAAACGGTCCAGCGACGATTCGAAGCCGTCCTCGAGAACACGACGACGCCGATGTTTATGAAGGACGACGATGGCAGGTATATTTTTGTCAACCAGGCGTACCGGGACCTCTTCGACCTTCGAGACGAGGATATCATCGGGCGAACCGACCATACGATCCACTCACCGGAGATAGCGGCCGAAGTCCAGCAGAACGACCGATCCGTCCTCGAACGAGGCGAGCCGCTCGAGATCGAGGAACGAATCAGCAGCAACGGTGTGGAACGGACCTTCCTGTCGACGAAAGTCCCCATCTACGACACGGGGTCACGATCCGATCCGGATGTCCCTGTTGCTCTCTTCGGGATCGCGACGGACATCACCGAGCGGACAGCCCACGTTCAGCAACTCGAAGCCCTGAATCAGATTGCCCAGGAGTTGATGAGTGCAGACACGCGAGAGGAAGTCGTCGAGATCGGTGTCGAGATGACGCGGGATCTCCTGGGAATGCATGCGAATTCGATTCATCTGTACGACGAGGCCGCCGACGCCCTCGTTCCGGTGGAAGTCACCGACGCCATCTACGATCTCGTTGGCGAGCCACCGACGTTTACCGGAGCGGACAGTATCGCCTGGCGCGTCTACCAACAGGGAGAAACACTCGCAGTAGACGATGTCCACGAGGATCCGGACCGATATAACCAGGAGAGCCCGATGCGGAGCGAACTCTTCCTGCCCCTCGGTGAGTATGGGGTTATGCTCGCCGGATCACCGTCCCCCGAGACCTTCGACGAACAGGACGTCCTTATCGGGGAGATTCTGGCCGGTGTGCTGACGGCAGCCCTGGAGCAGGTCGAACGAACCGAGCAACTCCGTACCCGTGAGCGGGAACTCACGAGGCAAAACGACCGTCTCGAGCGGTTTGCCAGCATCGTCAGTCACGATTTGCGGAATCCGCTTAGTGTCGCCACCGGGCGCCTGGAACTGGCTGCCGGAGAGTGCGACAGCGAGCATTTGGACCACGTCGAGCAAGCCCACGAGCGGATGCGGACCTTGATCGAGGATCTGCTCGCACTCTCCCGTGACGGTGAGACTGTCGACGATCTCGAACCGATCGCTCTCGGGCAACTGGTAGAGGGCTGCTGGGAGACAGTCGAGACCGGCGAGGCCAGACTGGGCTCGATTCCCGACCAAACGATAGAGGCCGACCGGAGTCGACTGAAGCAGCTGTTCGAGAACCTGATGCGGAATGCGGTCGAACACGGTGGCGAGAACGTAACGGTGCGGGTCGGTTCGTTGGCCGATGGGTTTTACGTCGAAGATGACGGCTCCGGTATCCCAGTCGACGAGCGTGAACCGATATTCGAAGCCGGCTACTCCACAGGTGAAGACGGGACCGGCTTCGGATTACACATTATCAAACAGATAGTCGATGCCCACGACTGGCGAATCCACGTGACGGACAGTGACGAGGGCGGCGCACGTTTCGAGATCACTGGCGTGGAAGTTGTTGCTGTATAG
- a CDS encoding DUF7562 family protein gives MTTPASTLWGGDADEQVTCIACGETLDREDAREYDKHGDRWSREGKTFEYLCKPCYRNCCHQTRDGLEETLVAADAGRTDRTTFLRQYHRLVNTDAEQSGKRT, from the coding sequence ATGACGACACCCGCCTCGACACTGTGGGGCGGCGACGCTGACGAGCAGGTGACGTGCATCGCCTGCGGTGAGACCCTCGACCGCGAGGATGCCCGTGAGTACGACAAACACGGCGACCGCTGGAGTCGCGAGGGCAAGACCTTCGAGTACCTGTGCAAGCCCTGCTATCGTAATTGTTGCCACCAGACCCGGGACGGACTCGAGGAGACGCTCGTGGCGGCCGACGCCGGCCGAACCGACCGCACGACGTTCCTCAGACAGTACCACCGGCTGGTGAACACGGACGCGGAACAGAGCGGGAAACGGACGTAG
- a CDS encoding NADH-quinone oxidoreductase subunit C — translation MQQQRVPTAGRPVDRAVTALPEDALVGRRSHENAPAIVIRADRVRDVLSTLRSKAGFDHCSCVTAQEYEDRFETVYHLTSYDDRTRELSVVVPTTRGDPVGESAAAVYPTAEWHEREAYDLLGIEYEGHPDLRRILLPETWQGHPLREDYDQEQPQVVTLHEHANPLEEDHRGEQGGTDTMFINIGPHHPSTHGVLHVETVLDGEQVVDVEPDIGYIHRCEEQMCQQGTYRHQIMPYPDRWDWGGAGLLNEWAYARVVEDLADIEVPEYAQVVRTMSAELSRILSHLLATAMYALDVNGEFTATFMYGFRDREVVQDLLEDLTGQRLMFNYFRVGGVAWDIPSPREAFFEEVRAFTDDLPRKLGEYHDLLTSNEVFQARCVDTGELPPEVAKQYGVTGPVARGSGIDYDLRRDDPYGYYDRLEWDVVTEDGCDNFSRVLVRLKEIEESAAIVDQCVDLLADWPSGERTVQANVPRTLKPSGECYRAVEGAKGELGIYIRADGTETPARFKIRGPSFSNLSALPAMAEGEYVADLIATIGSLDAIMGEVDR, via the coding sequence ATGCAACAGCAACGAGTCCCGACCGCCGGCCGACCCGTGGACAGGGCGGTCACAGCCCTCCCCGAGGACGCTCTCGTCGGCCGTCGGTCACACGAGAACGCCCCGGCAATCGTAATCCGGGCCGACCGAGTCCGTGACGTCCTCTCGACGCTCCGCTCGAAGGCGGGCTTCGACCACTGTTCGTGCGTGACCGCCCAGGAGTACGAAGACCGCTTCGAGACTGTCTACCACCTCACCAGCTACGACGACCGGACGCGCGAACTGTCGGTCGTCGTCCCGACGACGCGGGGCGACCCTGTCGGCGAGTCCGCGGCAGCGGTCTACCCGACGGCCGAGTGGCACGAACGGGAGGCCTACGACCTCCTCGGTATCGAGTACGAGGGCCATCCGGACCTGCGTCGTATCCTGCTGCCGGAGACCTGGCAGGGACATCCGCTCCGCGAGGACTACGACCAGGAACAACCACAGGTCGTCACACTCCACGAGCACGCCAACCCGCTGGAGGAGGATCATCGGGGTGAACAGGGTGGCACGGACACGATGTTCATCAACATCGGTCCGCACCACCCGTCGACCCACGGCGTCCTTCACGTCGAGACCGTACTGGACGGCGAGCAGGTGGTCGACGTCGAGCCGGACATCGGCTACATCCACCGCTGTGAGGAACAGATGTGCCAGCAGGGGACGTATCGCCACCAGATCATGCCGTACCCCGACCGCTGGGACTGGGGCGGGGCCGGCCTGCTCAACGAGTGGGCCTACGCCCGCGTCGTCGAGGACCTGGCCGACATCGAGGTCCCCGAGTACGCACAGGTCGTCCGGACGATGAGCGCCGAGCTCTCCCGTATCCTGTCGCACTTGCTCGCCACCGCCATGTACGCGCTGGACGTCAACGGTGAATTCACCGCGACCTTCATGTACGGGTTCCGGGACCGGGAGGTCGTTCAGGACCTTCTGGAGGATCTGACCGGGCAACGTCTCATGTTCAACTACTTCCGAGTCGGCGGCGTCGCCTGGGATATCCCCTCCCCCAGGGAAGCGTTCTTCGAGGAGGTGCGCGCCTTCACCGACGACCTGCCGCGGAAACTCGGCGAGTACCACGACCTGCTGACGAGCAACGAGGTCTTCCAGGCCCGGTGTGTCGATACCGGTGAACTACCACCGGAGGTCGCAAAGCAGTACGGCGTCACTGGGCCGGTCGCCCGCGGCTCCGGCATCGACTATGACCTTCGGCGTGACGACCCGTACGGCTACTACGACCGCCTCGAATGGGACGTCGTCACCGAGGACGGCTGTGACAACTTCTCCCGGGTGCTCGTCCGGTTGAAGGAAATCGAGGAGTCGGCGGCCATCGTCGACCAGTGCGTCGATCTTCTCGCGGACTGGCCGAGCGGAGAGCGCACCGTCCAAGCCAACGTGCCGCGGACGCTGAAGCCGTCCGGGGAGTGCTACCGGGCCGTCGAGGGGGCAAAGGGCGAACTCGGCATCTACATTCGTGCCGACGGCACCGAGACCCCCGCTCGGTTCAAGATACGCGGTCCGTCGTTCTCGAACCTGTCGGCACTCCCGGCGATGGCGGAGGGCGAGTACGTTGCCGACCTCATCGCGACGATAGGGAGCCTGGACGCTATCATGGGGGAGGTGGACAGATGA
- a CDS encoding helix-turn-helix domain-containing protein, with the protein MRYLTVLVEPEGGSAFHPLGEELTAEPSIERRAIHRVELLADDTVLLFAEASGSKERYERIMDDSPHVVDYLVAGENRWMAVSQFEPTEAVRRALELQRETLLVIETPIRFTSDDNLRLTYVGTDETFRKLSEYVDGMDAITFDILDMGDYDVDRSSFRRLITARQEEVLEAAVELGYYREPRQASLEDISGVVGISPATVGEHLRKVEQRVFGEIVQ; encoded by the coding sequence ATGCGATATCTCACGGTGTTGGTCGAACCCGAGGGAGGGAGCGCGTTCCATCCACTTGGCGAAGAGCTGACGGCGGAACCCTCGATCGAGCGGCGAGCGATTCATCGTGTCGAACTTCTCGCCGACGACACAGTGCTGCTGTTTGCCGAGGCGAGCGGCAGCAAAGAACGGTACGAGCGAATCATGGACGATTCTCCGCACGTCGTCGATTATCTCGTCGCGGGCGAGAACCGCTGGATGGCTGTGAGTCAATTCGAACCGACGGAAGCGGTCCGGCGAGCACTGGAACTACAGCGGGAAACACTCCTGGTGATCGAGACGCCGATCCGCTTCACGTCCGATGATAATCTTCGACTCACGTACGTCGGGACCGACGAGACGTTCAGGAAACTGTCCGAGTACGTCGACGGGATGGACGCGATTACCTTCGACATTCTCGACATGGGTGATTACGATGTCGACAGGTCCTCGTTCAGGAGGCTGATCACCGCTCGGCAAGAGGAAGTGCTCGAGGCGGCCGTAGAGCTGGGGTATTATCGCGAGCCCCGCCAGGCGTCGCTCGAGGACATCAGTGGGGTCGTCGGAATCTCGCCTGCGACTGTCGGTGAACACCTTCGGAAAGTCGAGCAGCGTGTATTTGGCGAAATCGTCCAGTAA